The DNA window CCAAGTCGAGTTCCAGTCTTCGACCTACCATAAGATAAAGCATGGCCAGACTTATAGGAAGTCCCTTTCTTGTCTCGAAAAGACTGTGTATAAATGTGTTGTTAGGATTATTGAAATCAGACCGGTTTCCGGTAAATCCGTATTCGTGAAATATGACTCGATTGAGAATCCGGCAACGATCCCGTGGACTGAGGGGGGCGGTAAAAAGTGTCTGACAGCGCAGTGCAATGTCATCCATCCGCGCCATTAAATCCGATACCTTCAATTCAGGGTTATCTATTCGACTCAACAAGAAATACCCGGATTCCAGTTCATAATTCAGCGACTTGATAAAGCGGCTAAACAATTTCTGTGGAGAATCTTTATCCAGTACCATTAAAATAGACAATGCATGCCTCCTTAGCTCCAAATCATTCCCTTTGCAGATATTATTTAGAAATGCACGACCTGCTGAACCGTATTTAATTATCTCATCAACAACAGCATTTCTAACTGCAGGTGTGGGGTCATCCATCAGGCCTTCTAAGGCCTTCAGTCTGGCTGTTGATTCACTGGTTGGTATCACTGTATAAGGTTTGGGATTTTGGTATAAGACAGATAAGACAATTCTGTATCGTCAGAAAATGTCAAACCGACCGTTGACCGAATAGAGCGGATCCTACGCGAATACAGGTACTGCCGGCGTCAATGGCAGCTTCCAAGTCGTTGGACATGCCCATGGATAATTCAGGCAAAATTTGGCCTGTCTTTTCAGTCATGCGATCCCGTAAGTTTCTTAATTCGTTAAAAGCGGTTTTCGCGGATTCCGTTGTTTCTGGAAGGGGAGCAATGGTCATGAAGCCTTCCACTTTCAAAGATGAAAGGTTCAGGATGGTTTCCAGCTCTTCTTCTGCCTGTTTGATGGTGAATCCGAATTTCCCGGGATCCTCGCCCGTGTTAACCTGGAGGAGAATCTGTAGCATTTTACCCGTTTCGGCCGCATATTGATTCAAGCGTCTGGCCAATTTAGTCGAATCTACGCTTTGAATACCATCGAAATATTTTGCTGCCAGTTGCGCTTTGTTGGATTGCAGGTGACCAATGAGTTCCCACCTCGCGGTGAAATCTGCACGTTGAATTTTCTCAACCCCTTCCTGCACTCTGTTTTCCCCCAACAAGTTAAGTCCATGAGAGACTGCCGTTTTTGCCACGCTTAATGGGAAAAACTTTGTGACTGCCATAAGCTTAACTTCGCTCAAATTCCTGCTGGCTGCATCACAAGCCAAGGAAATACGTTCATTCAATACTTCGAGATTTTGTTCAAATATTTCCGGCGAAAATAACATAAGAATTCCTACAAATAGATTTGCTTATCAATTAGGTGCGTTTATAGGTCGTTTTATGCATATTGAAAATCTAAAGATCTTCTCAGATCTTGTGGAGAGCCAGAATTTCTCTAAGGCTGCTAAATTAAATTCGATAACCCAATCAGCCGTGAGTCAACAGCTACGGGCGATGGAAAAGCACTTTAATGTTTTGATAATTGATCGTAGCCAAAAACAGTTTCGACTGACACGGGAAGGACATAAACTCTACGATTCATCCAAGGAAATTCTTCATCTTTATGAGAAATTGATGAGTGATCTTCAGGAAATGAAGAAGGTCATAAGTGGAAATATTCACATTTCCACGATTTATTCGATAGGTCTTCACGAGCTCCCTGTTTATATTAAGAATTTTCTCCAGAAATATCCGTCGGTCAATGTCCGTGTAGAGTACAGACGTTCAAACCTGGTGTATGAGGATATTCTGCACAACTCAGTTGATTTGGGTTTGGTAGCTTTCCCGAATCGAATGCGTCAATTGGAAGTGATTCCATTTCGGAACGACGAGTTGGTACTCATTTGCAATCCCAGTCATCCATTAGCCAGCTTGGGTGAGGTGGATATCTCTGATATTAAGGACTGCAAGATCATTGGCTTCGATCCTGACATTCCCACCCGGAAAGCCACGGATCAGATTTTCCGTGAGCATAATCTCGATTTGGATCCGATTATGGAATTTGACAACATTGAAACTGTTAAACGAGCTGTGGAAATTGATGCAGGGGTAGCTATTGTCCCTCAGGCGACGGTTGTTCAGGAGATCAATCAGGGCACGATTCGTGGCATAAAATTGAAGGGCGATTTTACAAGACCTCTTGCTGTTATCCATAGAAAGGGGAGGGTGCTAACCCCTGCTATGAGAAAGTTCATTGAAACATTAACGGGACAAGTTTCTGTCACAGACGACGAGGTCGAAGATTAAAAAAGGAGCGGGAACCATTTTAATTTTCAAGCTTTTTTCCTGGCTTTTCGGCAGCTGGGAAGTCGCATGGGTTTGA is part of the Verrucomicrobiota bacterium genome and encodes:
- a CDS encoding transglutaminase-like domain-containing protein, which translates into the protein MIPTSESTARLKALEGLMDDPTPAVRNAVVDEIIKYGSAGRAFLNNICKGNDLELRRHALSILMVLDKDSPQKLFSRFIKSLNYELESGYFLLSRIDNPELKVSDLMARMDDIALRCQTLFTAPLSPRDRCRILNRVIFHEYGFTGNRSDFNNPNNTFIHSLFETRKGLPISLAMLYLMVGRRLELDLEPVAIPGRFMVGCFLEKEPFFIDVYENGIFRSLEDLLYFLEANELDANLGHFGPCPIGEVLCRCCRNLSQQYRLLFDDEKADLYQSYVEEFESHF
- a CDS encoding YggS family pyridoxal phosphate-dependent enzyme; this translates as MLFSPEIFEQNLEVLNERISLACDAASRNLSEVKLMAVTKFFPLSVAKTAVSHGLNLLGENRVQEGVEKIQRADFTARWELIGHLQSNKAQLAAKYFDGIQSVDSTKLARRLNQYAAETGKMLQILLQVNTGEDPGKFGFTIKQAEEELETILNLSSLKVEGFMTIAPLPETTESAKTAFNELRNLRDRMTEKTGQILPELSMGMSNDLEAAIDAGSTCIRVGSALFGQRSV
- a CDS encoding LysR family transcriptional regulator, with the translated sequence MHIENLKIFSDLVESQNFSKAAKLNSITQSAVSQQLRAMEKHFNVLIIDRSQKQFRLTREGHKLYDSSKEILHLYEKLMSDLQEMKKVISGNIHISTIYSIGLHELPVYIKNFLQKYPSVNVRVEYRRSNLVYEDILHNSVDLGLVAFPNRMRQLEVIPFRNDELVLICNPSHPLASLGEVDISDIKDCKIIGFDPDIPTRKATDQIFREHNLDLDPIMEFDNIETVKRAVEIDAGVAIVPQATVVQEINQGTIRGIKLKGDFTRPLAVIHRKGRVLTPAMRKFIETLTGQVSVTDDEVED